A section of the Corynebacterium tuberculostearicum genome encodes:
- a CDS encoding GNAT family N-acetyltransferase → MSFEIRRLTPPEFSLLAPQLVEIYIEAMHYNPAILHSRISSWRNDVTRPGFSAQIVTHDNGIVGVAYGFLGSPDSWWDTELRRGLRLQGGPTEEQWDIVRNYFELAEIHVLPQYQGHGLGRKLLEGLLWNAPARYALLSTPEVPNEDNGAFRLYRAAGFFDVLRDHLYPADSRPFAILGASLPL, encoded by the coding sequence GTGAGCTTTGAAATTCGCCGCCTAACCCCGCCGGAATTCTCCCTGCTAGCCCCGCAGTTGGTGGAAATCTACATCGAGGCAATGCACTACAATCCCGCGATCTTGCATAGCCGCATCTCAAGCTGGCGAAATGACGTGACCCGCCCCGGATTCAGCGCGCAGATTGTCACCCATGACAATGGCATCGTTGGAGTGGCCTACGGCTTCTTAGGCTCCCCAGATAGCTGGTGGGACACTGAGCTTCGCCGGGGGCTCCGACTACAAGGCGGGCCCACCGAAGAGCAGTGGGATATTGTGCGCAACTACTTTGAGTTGGCAGAGATCCACGTCTTGCCGCAGTACCAGGGGCACGGCCTAGGCAGAAAACTATTAGAGGGATTGCTATGGAATGCCCCGGCGCGCTACGCACTGTTGTCCACACCCGAGGTGCCGAACGAGGATAATGGCGCCTTCCGCCTTTATAGAGCCGCTGGCTTCTTCGATGTCCTCCGTGATCATCTCTACCCCGCCGATTCCCGCCCCTTTGCCATATTGGGCGCGAGCCTGCCGCTGTAA
- the mraZ gene encoding division/cell wall cluster transcriptional repressor MraZ: MFLGTYTPKLDDKGRLTLPAKFRDELAGGLMVTKGQDHSLAVYPREEFAARARKAAAVSRTNPEARAFIRNLAASADEQRPDGHGRITLSAGHREYANLSKECVVVGSVDFLEIWDAAAWAEYQSQTEDAYSAADADDVLAGLL, translated from the coding sequence ATGTTTCTCGGAACCTACACTCCGAAGCTCGATGACAAGGGACGTCTTACGCTTCCGGCAAAGTTTCGCGATGAACTCGCGGGTGGCCTCATGGTCACCAAGGGGCAGGACCACTCGCTGGCCGTGTACCCACGGGAGGAATTTGCGGCACGCGCGCGGAAGGCTGCGGCGGTTTCTCGAACCAACCCAGAAGCACGTGCTTTCATTCGTAACTTGGCAGCAAGTGCGGACGAACAGCGGCCGGATGGGCATGGGCGCATTACGTTGTCTGCGGGGCATCGGGAATATGCCAACTTGTCCAAGGAGTGCGTTGTGGTTGGCTCTGTGGACTTTCTCGAAATTTGGGACGCAGCCGCGTGGGCTGAGTACCAGTCGCAAACTGAAGATGCTTATTCGGCAGCAGATGCTGATGACGTGCTGGCGGGCTTGCTCTAA
- a CDS encoding Rv2175c family DNA-binding protein — protein sequence MADHLARVKVENVTNQEKSLDSLLANEELLSMQQVAEKLDLPITRAYDLLQDRKFIAWDSPEGKRVPLAFFNDKGVIAKHVTAAITVLTDGGYKDDEIFKHLFTEDDSLPGRPIDALHGHLAREVIRRAQAAAF from the coding sequence ATGGCCGATCATCTAGCCCGCGTTAAAGTAGAAAACGTGACTAACCAAGAAAAATCCCTCGATTCCTTGCTCGCTAACGAAGAACTGCTCAGCATGCAGCAGGTGGCAGAAAAGCTAGACCTACCCATCACGCGCGCTTATGACCTGCTCCAGGACCGAAAGTTCATTGCCTGGGATTCCCCAGAAGGAAAGCGCGTACCTCTGGCCTTCTTCAACGACAAGGGTGTGATTGCCAAGCATGTAACTGCCGCAATTACCGTGTTGACAGACGGCGGCTATAAGGACGACGAAATCTTCAAGCATCTCTTTACCGAGGATGACTCGCTGCCGGGCCGCCCGATCGATGCCCTGCACGGTCACCTTGCCCGCGAGGTTATTCGGCGCGCGCAGGCTGCCGCTTTTTAG
- a CDS encoding peptidoglycan D,D-transpeptidase FtsI family protein, translating to MMRKRLRIIVSVVLVAMVVLAGRLAWVQLVWGPDLSAKAVTQRERVYIEPARRGEILDRDGQRLAYTMKSRSLTVSPTRLRDELKDKAEIEAQKDGSTEGMDDKKLDSFLTKKMEETLKDMSEGIPKLIEDSGASTSKVDKDDILNKLKADTQYEVLVRNVDPDVAVEIANKYHGVAADRQDIRQYPNGAIGENVVGKVSMDGHGQFGFEAARDTELTGIDGQSTEDVSADGQVIPGTLRDVVDTVDGRDVTLTLDLDLQTYVQQKLEKAKANSKASGAEAVVLDAATGQVLAMANTDTVDPNKNVEDQLDEGKDFENRSVSHPYEPGSVAKVVTAAAALQEGVTTPDEVHQVPGSIDMAGVTVNDAWEHGTEPYTTTGIFGKSSNVGTLMIADKLGQEKYAEYLKKFGLGNTTGIELPNESAGSVPDLEQWSGGTFANLPIGQGQSWTTLQMASVYQALANGGERIEPRIIDSVKGPDGKDEKLEEPEKNQVVSPETAKTTVDMFRAVFQDDDAGLQNGTAGNAQLKGYQLSGKTGTAQKVDPNTGAYSNSAYWITFAGIAPADDPRFVVAVMLDEPKSGVEDNGGGGQSAAPIFRDIASWLLNRDNIPTSKPAPRLTLRAQ from the coding sequence ATGATGCGCAAACGCCTGCGCATCATCGTATCCGTGGTGCTCGTGGCGATGGTTGTCCTCGCTGGCCGCTTGGCCTGGGTACAGCTCGTGTGGGGCCCGGACCTTTCCGCCAAGGCCGTAACGCAGCGCGAGCGCGTTTATATCGAGCCGGCCCGCAGGGGAGAAATCTTAGACCGCGATGGCCAGCGCTTGGCCTACACGATGAAGTCTCGTTCCTTGACCGTCTCACCGACCCGCCTGCGCGATGAGCTAAAGGACAAGGCCGAGATCGAGGCCCAGAAAGATGGCTCGACAGAGGGCATGGATGATAAGAAGCTGGATAGCTTCCTCACCAAGAAGATGGAGGAGACCCTCAAGGACATGTCTGAGGGAATCCCGAAGCTGATTGAGGATTCCGGCGCCTCTACCTCCAAGGTGGATAAGGACGACATCCTCAATAAGCTGAAAGCCGATACCCAGTATGAGGTACTGGTGCGCAACGTCGATCCGGATGTTGCCGTGGAGATCGCCAATAAGTACCACGGAGTGGCAGCGGACCGCCAAGACATTCGCCAGTACCCCAACGGCGCCATTGGTGAAAACGTTGTGGGCAAGGTGTCGATGGACGGCCATGGCCAGTTCGGTTTCGAGGCCGCGCGCGATACGGAGCTTACTGGCATTGACGGCCAGTCCACCGAGGACGTCTCCGCAGATGGCCAGGTGATTCCAGGCACTCTGCGTGACGTCGTGGATACCGTTGATGGTCGCGACGTCACCCTCACTTTGGATCTGGACCTGCAGACCTACGTTCAGCAGAAGCTGGAAAAGGCCAAGGCCAACTCCAAGGCTTCTGGTGCGGAAGCAGTAGTTCTCGATGCTGCCACCGGCCAGGTGCTTGCCATGGCCAATACCGATACCGTGGATCCCAATAAGAATGTTGAGGATCAGCTTGATGAGGGTAAGGACTTTGAAAACCGCAGCGTTTCCCATCCTTATGAGCCGGGTTCTGTAGCCAAGGTGGTTACCGCGGCTGCTGCACTGCAGGAGGGCGTGACCACCCCGGATGAGGTGCACCAGGTCCCCGGTTCCATCGATATGGCGGGCGTGACGGTCAACGATGCCTGGGAACACGGCACCGAGCCGTATACCACCACCGGCATCTTTGGTAAGTCCTCCAACGTCGGCACCTTGATGATCGCCGATAAGTTGGGCCAAGAAAAGTACGCCGAGTACCTCAAGAAGTTTGGGTTGGGCAATACCACCGGTATTGAGCTGCCGAACGAATCGGCCGGTAGCGTCCCGGACTTGGAGCAATGGTCCGGCGGCACCTTCGCTAACCTGCCTATTGGTCAGGGCCAGTCGTGGACCACCTTGCAGATGGCCAGCGTGTACCAAGCATTGGCCAATGGTGGTGAGCGTATCGAGCCGCGCATCATTGACTCGGTCAAGGGCCCGGACGGCAAGGACGAAAAGCTAGAGGAACCGGAAAAGAACCAGGTGGTAAGCCCGGAGACCGCCAAGACTACGGTGGATATGTTCCGCGCCGTCTTCCAAGACGATGATGCCGGCCTGCAAAACGGTACGGCCGGCAATGCGCAGCTTAAGGGCTATCAGCTTTCCGGCAAGACCGGTACGGCCCAGAAGGTGGACCCAAATACTGGGGCGTATTCGAATTCCGCCTATTGGATCACCTTCGCCGGCATTGCGCCGGCCGATGATCCGCGCTTCGTTGTTGCCGTCATGCTGGATGAGCCTAAGTCCGGCGTGGAGGACAATGGCGGTGGCGGCCAGTCGGCGGCACCTATCTTCCGCGATATCGCCTCGTGGCTACTTAATCGTGACAATATTCCGACTTCGAAACCAGCACCGCGGCTGACCCTGCGGGCACAATAG
- a CDS encoding SAV_6107 family HEPN domain-containing protein → MAQIISATRTRSLGREGGKRARFLFQARELLDAARGYAAEGRFDQALEVAYQSALRTAGARVAASVVARRRRLPSSAWDRLALVGVEDKRWAESFKGYSRTRARVSSGLDEAPSEEYVYGLMQHAAQFLDESEAGTTFGSFAA, encoded by the coding sequence ATGGCACAGATTATTTCGGCAACCCGTACCCGTTCTCTTGGGCGAGAAGGCGGCAAGCGGGCACGGTTCCTCTTTCAAGCACGAGAATTATTAGACGCGGCGCGCGGTTATGCGGCTGAGGGGCGATTCGATCAAGCCTTGGAGGTGGCGTACCAATCGGCTCTACGTACTGCTGGCGCACGAGTAGCTGCATCTGTAGTGGCTCGGCGCCGCCGCCTTCCCTCCAGTGCATGGGATCGTTTAGCGCTCGTCGGTGTGGAAGACAAGCGGTGGGCTGAATCCTTTAAGGGATATTCGCGGACTCGTGCGCGCGTGTCTTCGGGGCTGGATGAAGCGCCGAGCGAGGAATATGTTTATGGCCTCATGCAGCATGCCGCACAATTTTTGGATGAAAGTGAGGCGGGGACTACTTTCGGCTCTTTTGCTGCGTAG
- a CDS encoding DUF3040 domain-containing protein, with protein MSLSEQEQRTLREIEESLLADDPKFGASVSEPTSFGGSGGAVTLRGVALVVVGLCMLVGGVALAQQSLWFIVLSIAGFLVMFAAGVWMLRGDGSGHSAQGYYSGARAKKSASRSGGVSGKLEENFRRRFEER; from the coding sequence GTGTCCCTTTCCGAGCAGGAGCAGCGCACGCTCCGTGAAATTGAGGAATCGTTACTTGCTGACGATCCTAAGTTTGGCGCTTCCGTTTCTGAGCCTACGTCGTTTGGTGGATCTGGCGGTGCGGTAACCCTCCGAGGTGTAGCGCTCGTTGTCGTTGGGCTGTGCATGCTTGTCGGCGGTGTTGCTCTCGCGCAGCAAAGCCTGTGGTTTATCGTGCTTTCTATCGCGGGCTTTTTGGTGATGTTTGCCGCCGGCGTGTGGATGCTGCGCGGAGATGGATCTGGGCATTCTGCTCAGGGTTATTATTCCGGCGCTCGTGCAAAGAAGTCCGCGTCCCGCAGTGGTGGAGTCAGTGGCAAGTTGGAGGAAAACTTCCGTCGCCGCTTTGAGGAGCGTTAG
- a CDS encoding alpha-(1->6)-mannopyranosyltransferase A encodes MAKTYSFPIPRALPLGLSASCILLLASFSGGATRNRGGLLEALNIGFLSYGHGRNLGLALYWVGIFLLAAAWVLAGRTIIRPQLKNPLPEGGLRDIQRILIAWVAPLLLAGPLASRDVYSYLMQGAMVRDGFDPYTEGAAVNPGPFLLEVSQDWRNTTTPYGPLHLWIGELVTSLVGDNVTAGVVIYKILSLLGFVTIAWSIPHIARKLGADPAVALWLGVANPVIIVHLIGGMHNESLMVGLVSIGLLAALHKRFHAALLLVGTAVAMKATAVIAAPFIVWLMLHHYAPKGSSKWRQLAVFVLSGIAAVTEIIAAVAFITWVSGTSWGWLSQVSGNSKVINPLAGPTLATDIIFPAVQIFMPDASYNAILAVLRSIAMACMLIGLVAVWWLCRKDNRDAIMGTAAAYQVAFVFNAVTLPWYYASIFTLMGTFRPPLWLIKFTTGVALFIGVSFSGDGNHQLYNWFWVIGMIVVAWFATQWIFEGVPKKRQPARAE; translated from the coding sequence GTGGCAAAGACGTACTCTTTTCCCATTCCGCGCGCGCTGCCGCTGGGACTATCTGCCTCCTGCATTTTGTTGCTCGCGTCCTTTTCTGGCGGCGCCACCCGCAACCGTGGAGGACTCCTCGAAGCATTAAATATTGGCTTCTTGTCCTATGGGCACGGGCGCAATCTCGGCCTCGCGCTGTACTGGGTGGGTATTTTCCTCTTAGCCGCAGCGTGGGTGCTAGCTGGGCGCACCATCATTCGCCCGCAGCTCAAAAATCCTCTGCCTGAGGGCGGCTTGCGGGACATCCAGCGCATCCTCATCGCCTGGGTAGCTCCCCTTTTATTAGCCGGGCCATTGGCCTCCCGCGATGTGTATTCCTACCTTATGCAAGGTGCAATGGTTCGCGATGGCTTCGATCCGTATACCGAAGGGGCCGCCGTTAACCCCGGGCCCTTCCTCCTTGAGGTATCACAAGATTGGCGCAATACCACCACACCTTATGGTCCCCTTCACCTGTGGATAGGAGAACTGGTCACCAGCCTGGTAGGCGATAACGTCACTGCAGGCGTGGTGATCTATAAGATTCTTTCTCTGCTTGGGTTTGTTACCATCGCTTGGTCAATCCCCCACATCGCCCGCAAACTCGGTGCTGATCCGGCGGTAGCACTGTGGCTTGGTGTAGCTAATCCAGTTATTATCGTGCACCTTATCGGCGGCATGCATAATGAGTCGCTCATGGTGGGGCTCGTGTCTATCGGCCTGCTAGCGGCATTGCATAAGCGCTTCCATGCCGCCCTCCTCCTCGTGGGCACGGCCGTGGCTATGAAGGCAACTGCGGTTATTGCGGCACCGTTTATCGTATGGTTGATGCTCCACCACTACGCTCCCAAGGGCTCCAGTAAGTGGCGACAACTTGCTGTCTTTGTGCTATCTGGCATCGCCGCAGTGACAGAAATCATCGCCGCAGTAGCCTTCATCACGTGGGTTTCCGGCACGTCATGGGGCTGGCTATCGCAGGTAAGCGGCAATTCCAAGGTGATTAACCCGCTGGCAGGTCCCACCTTGGCCACCGATATTATCTTCCCAGCGGTACAAATATTTATGCCGGATGCATCCTATAACGCCATCCTGGCCGTCCTGCGCAGCATCGCCATGGCCTGCATGCTCATTGGGCTGGTGGCGGTGTGGTGGCTTTGCCGCAAGGACAACCGCGACGCCATTATGGGCACCGCGGCCGCGTACCAAGTTGCCTTTGTTTTCAATGCCGTGACCCTGCCGTGGTACTACGCCTCTATCTTTACCCTGATGGGCACCTTCCGGCCGCCGCTCTGGCTCATCAAATTCACCACCGGCGTGGCCCTGTTTATTGGCGTCTCGTTCTCCGGCGATGGCAATCACCAGCTCTACAACTGGTTCTGGGTGATCGGCATGATTGTGGTGGCGTGGTTTGCCACCCAGTGGATCTTTGAAGGCGTGCCTAAAAAGCGGCAGCCTGCGCGCGCCGAATAA
- the rsmH gene encoding 16S rRNA (cytosine(1402)-N(4))-methyltransferase RsmH: MATKDLNYDVAENHGHVPVMRERMADLLRPQVEAAGDKAVLVDATLGAGGHTRYFLESFPKARVIGVDRDKQALRNATERLAPYGDRFVGVNARFDELGSAIAEGEGDIFDSARSVGIAGALFDLGVSSMQLDQADRGFAYKADAPLDMRMDPSQGITAADVLNTYSHGDLARVLKTYGDERFAGKIASAVLKERDKEPFENSARLVELLYDVIPAATRRTGGHPAKRTFQALRVEVNRELEAIENVLPVITQALSEGGRAVFMSYQSLEDRIVKAAFKELTTSKTPAGLPMDLPGTAPKFKIVTRGAEKASEEEIAENSRAASVRVRAIERLEGMPEFLPPGGRQ; the protein is encoded by the coding sequence ATGGCTACCAAAGACCTAAATTATGATGTGGCCGAAAACCACGGCCACGTGCCGGTCATGCGCGAGCGCATGGCTGATCTCCTGCGCCCCCAGGTAGAAGCGGCGGGGGATAAGGCAGTGCTTGTCGACGCCACCTTGGGCGCCGGTGGCCACACCCGCTACTTCCTGGAATCTTTCCCCAAGGCTCGAGTCATTGGCGTTGACCGCGATAAGCAGGCGCTGCGCAATGCAACCGAACGTCTTGCGCCCTACGGCGATCGCTTCGTTGGCGTTAATGCACGATTCGATGAGCTGGGCAGCGCCATCGCGGAAGGGGAGGGCGATATCTTTGATTCGGCTCGCTCTGTAGGCATTGCCGGCGCCCTTTTTGACCTTGGTGTTTCCTCAATGCAGCTAGACCAGGCTGACCGCGGATTCGCTTATAAGGCGGATGCACCGCTGGATATGCGCATGGACCCTTCGCAGGGGATTACTGCGGCGGATGTACTCAATACCTATTCGCACGGTGACTTGGCTCGCGTCCTCAAAACCTATGGTGATGAGCGTTTCGCGGGAAAAATTGCCTCCGCCGTGTTGAAAGAGCGCGACAAGGAGCCTTTCGAGAACTCCGCGCGGCTCGTTGAGCTGCTCTATGATGTCATTCCCGCTGCGACCCGCCGTACCGGAGGGCACCCCGCCAAGCGCACCTTCCAGGCGCTGCGGGTTGAGGTCAATCGCGAGTTGGAAGCTATTGAAAATGTCCTGCCGGTTATAACCCAAGCGCTTTCGGAAGGCGGCCGTGCCGTATTCATGAGCTACCAATCTTTGGAAGACCGCATCGTTAAAGCAGCCTTCAAAGAACTGACTACGTCCAAGACGCCGGCTGGGTTGCCGATGGATCTGCCAGGCACCGCGCCGAAGTTCAAGATCGTTACGCGCGGGGCGGAAAAGGCCTCTGAAGAGGAAATCGCGGAAAATTCGCGAGCCGCGTCGGTGCGTGTTCGTGCCATCGAAAGACTCGAGGGAATGCCAGAATTTCTACCGCCGGGAGGCAGGCAATGA
- a CDS encoding polyprenyl synthetase family protein → MQNIPELADIPGAVREELATFLDQRREQVAAIGAPVTKAVSFLESFVLDGGKRVRPTYAWAGYLAAGRGEEDPAAMLRAAASLEFIQACALIHDDIIDASNTRRGNPTVHRGVEKLHRESEYLGDPEFFGTSVAILVGDLALVYAEDMFQDSGLSAAALHRARSPWRGMRTEVIGGQLLDISLEAAGSESVELANSVNRYKTAAYTIERPLHLGAAIAGASEELIAAFRGYGHDIGIAYQLRDDQLGVFGDPAVTGKPAGDDLREGKRTELLALALHRADESDPQAAATLRKLIGRTSDPQELSRLAQIIADSGAPEEIERRIDALTQSGLQHLHAAQVDPAVTETLEQLAIKATARRK, encoded by the coding sequence ATGCAGAATATTCCTGAGCTTGCGGACATCCCCGGTGCGGTGCGCGAGGAACTCGCCACCTTTCTCGATCAACGCCGAGAGCAGGTGGCCGCAATTGGCGCCCCTGTAACCAAGGCCGTGAGTTTTTTGGAATCCTTCGTGCTTGACGGCGGCAAGCGAGTACGGCCTACCTATGCCTGGGCGGGCTACCTTGCCGCAGGTCGAGGAGAAGAAGATCCCGCGGCTATGCTCCGCGCGGCCGCCTCTTTGGAATTTATCCAGGCCTGCGCCCTTATCCACGATGACATTATCGATGCTTCCAATACCCGTCGCGGCAATCCTACGGTCCACCGGGGCGTCGAAAAGCTGCACCGCGAATCGGAATACTTGGGCGATCCAGAGTTCTTCGGCACCTCCGTAGCGATCTTGGTGGGCGATTTAGCGCTGGTGTACGCAGAGGACATGTTCCAAGATTCCGGCCTGAGTGCGGCCGCTTTGCACCGTGCTCGCAGCCCGTGGCGCGGCATGCGCACTGAGGTTATCGGCGGACAGCTCTTGGATATCTCTTTGGAGGCGGCAGGTTCCGAATCGGTAGAGCTGGCCAATTCCGTCAACCGCTATAAGACGGCCGCTTATACCATTGAACGCCCGCTGCACTTGGGCGCCGCTATCGCCGGTGCTAGCGAGGAACTTATCGCAGCCTTCCGCGGATATGGGCACGATATTGGCATTGCCTACCAACTGCGCGACGATCAGCTAGGGGTCTTTGGCGATCCCGCGGTGACCGGCAAACCTGCCGGCGATGATCTGCGCGAAGGCAAGCGAACCGAACTTTTGGCGCTAGCGCTCCACCGCGCAGATGAGTCTGATCCACAAGCTGCTGCTACGTTGCGCAAGCTCATTGGCCGCACCTCAGATCCCCAGGAGCTATCGCGCTTGGCCCAGATCATCGCTGATTCGGGCGCACCAGAAGAAATTGAGCGCCGCATCGATGCCTTAACGCAATCGGGCCTGCAGCACCTGCACGCCGCACAGGTGGATCCCGCGGTGACCGAAACCCTAGAGCAGTTGGCGATCAAGGCCACTGCCCGCCGCAAGTAG
- a CDS encoding protein kinase domain-containing protein, with protein sequence MTRLEIGDVLENRYRIDRPIARGGMSTVYRCVDMRLGRAVAAKVMDERYSDDPVFIKRFSREARAMARLQHPNLVAIHDFSAEGEPIYLIMELIDGGTLRELLAEGGPFPVQAATSTLRNVLRGLEEVHSTGLIHRDIKPDNVLITSHHRVKVGDFGLVRATNAEATSDMIVGTVSYLAPEQVTGEEITPASDVYSAGIVLFELLTGTVPFSGDTPLAHATARLDSDVPAPSSRISGVPKLVDALVATATARDPRERFADAGEFLEALDDVCRELDLPDVTIPVPRNAAAARTAQAPTDFSGTGATEIFEPTRSIPQGETEHLDGGPTEVIPPQRLSFETKLDLPQAGAAPEPEPQSLSRPQAQPYSASEPPLEPFAPAAASAPAPVPAPVPEQPVQSAHEEPAERPLTNRNPLSLVLYLVVVAIAVGAVAIGGWWFGSSLYGMTPHLWI encoded by the coding sequence ATGACTAGGTTGGAAATTGGTGACGTTCTGGAGAATCGTTACCGGATCGATCGCCCCATTGCCCGCGGTGGCATGTCTACCGTCTATCGCTGCGTGGACATGCGGCTGGGGCGAGCGGTCGCGGCCAAGGTCATGGACGAGCGCTATTCCGATGACCCGGTCTTTATCAAGCGTTTTTCTCGCGAGGCTCGCGCCATGGCCCGCTTGCAGCATCCCAATCTCGTGGCTATTCACGATTTTTCCGCCGAAGGCGAGCCCATTTATCTCATCATGGAGCTCATCGACGGCGGTACGCTACGCGAGCTACTGGCCGAGGGCGGGCCCTTTCCGGTGCAGGCGGCCACCTCTACCCTGCGCAATGTTTTGCGCGGCTTGGAGGAAGTGCACTCCACTGGCCTTATCCACCGCGATATTAAGCCCGATAATGTGCTTATTACCTCGCACCACCGGGTAAAGGTGGGCGATTTTGGGCTGGTGCGTGCCACCAATGCCGAGGCTACCTCGGACATGATCGTGGGCACCGTGTCCTATCTCGCGCCGGAGCAGGTCACGGGCGAAGAAATTACACCGGCCTCGGATGTCTATTCAGCCGGCATCGTCCTCTTCGAGCTTCTTACCGGCACCGTTCCATTCTCGGGGGATACTCCCCTAGCCCATGCCACGGCCCGCTTGGATTCTGACGTCCCCGCGCCGTCCTCGCGGATTTCTGGGGTGCCCAAGCTTGTCGACGCCCTCGTGGCCACCGCCACCGCCCGCGATCCCCGCGAGCGCTTCGCCGACGCCGGAGAATTCCTCGAGGCGCTCGATGATGTTTGCCGAGAGCTCGATCTCCCAGACGTGACCATCCCAGTGCCAAGGAACGCTGCCGCGGCGCGCACGGCACAAGCACCCACGGATTTTTCGGGCACTGGAGCTACGGAAATTTTCGAACCCACCCGCAGCATTCCGCAGGGCGAAACGGAGCATCTCGACGGCGGCCCGACTGAAGTCATCCCGCCGCAGCGCCTTAGCTTTGAGACGAAACTGGATTTGCCACAGGCCGGGGCCGCTCCAGAACCGGAGCCGCAATCATTGTCACGCCCCCAGGCACAGCCGTATTCCGCATCCGAGCCCCCACTCGAACCATTTGCGCCGGCAGCTGCCTCTGCGCCTGCACCGGTACCTGCTCCTGTCCCCGAGCAGCCGGTCCAAAGCGCACATGAAGAACCCGCCGAGCGTCCGCTGACCAACCGCAATCCGCTGTCACTAGTGCTGTACTTAGTAGTGGTCGCGATTGCGGTGGGCGCAGTGGCTATCGGCGGGTGGTGGTTCGGCTCCTCGCTCTACGGCATGACGCCGCACCTGTGGATTTAG
- a CDS encoding class II 3-deoxy-7-phosphoheptulonate synthase yields the protein MSWTVDIPQGVLPDLPPLPAGIDEVFQDVIKRDAKQQPSWDTSQADNVRKILESVPPIVVAPEIEALKKKLADVALGNAFLLQGGDCAETFESNTEPHIRGNVKTLLQMAVVLTYGASVPVVKLGRIAGQYAKPRSSDTDSNGLLNYRGDIVNAVEPTDEARRHDPARMIRAYANSSAAMNLVRSLTSSGTADLYRLHEWNREFVRNSRAGARYQDLAREIENGLNFMNACGVHDDTLRSADIYCSHEALLKDYERSMLRLGQDNNGDTKLYDLSAHQVWIGERTRGIEDFHVNFAAMIGNPVGIKLGPGVTPEQAVEYTERLDPNREPGRLTMISRMGHDKVRTVLPAIIKAVEDSGHKVVWQSDPMHGNTFTASNGYKTRHFDKIVDEVQGFFEVHRELGTHPGGVHLEFTGEDVTECLGGAEDITDVDLPGRYESAVDPRLNTQQSLELSFLIAEMLRN from the coding sequence GTGAGTTGGACAGTAGATATTCCGCAAGGCGTTCTGCCAGACCTTCCGCCATTGCCCGCCGGCATCGACGAGGTCTTCCAGGACGTCATCAAGCGTGACGCAAAGCAGCAGCCCAGCTGGGATACTTCCCAGGCCGATAACGTGCGCAAGATTCTCGAGTCCGTGCCGCCCATCGTGGTTGCGCCCGAGATCGAGGCGCTCAAGAAGAAGCTGGCAGACGTTGCCTTGGGTAACGCCTTTTTGCTTCAGGGCGGCGATTGCGCGGAAACCTTTGAGTCCAATACTGAGCCGCATATCCGTGGCAATGTGAAAACGCTGCTGCAGATGGCCGTGGTGTTGACCTACGGCGCATCCGTTCCCGTGGTTAAACTCGGCCGCATCGCTGGCCAGTACGCCAAGCCACGTTCTTCCGATACGGACTCCAATGGTTTGCTGAACTACCGCGGTGACATTGTCAACGCCGTGGAGCCGACCGATGAGGCTCGTCGCCACGACCCAGCCCGAATGATCCGCGCTTACGCGAACTCTTCGGCGGCAATGAACCTCGTGCGTTCTTTGACCTCTTCCGGCACTGCGGATCTCTACCGCCTGCATGAGTGGAACCGCGAGTTCGTGCGCAATTCCCGCGCTGGTGCCCGCTACCAGGACTTGGCCCGGGAGATTGAAAACGGACTGAACTTCATGAATGCCTGCGGCGTGCATGATGACACCCTGCGCTCGGCCGATATCTACTGCTCGCACGAGGCTTTGCTGAAGGACTATGAGCGCTCCATGCTGCGCTTGGGCCAGGACAATAACGGCGATACCAAGCTCTACGATCTCTCCGCACACCAGGTATGGATTGGTGAGCGCACTCGTGGCATCGAAGATTTCCACGTGAACTTTGCGGCGATGATTGGTAACCCAGTGGGCATCAAGCTGGGACCGGGCGTCACCCCGGAGCAGGCCGTGGAGTACACGGAAAGGCTGGACCCGAACCGCGAGCCGGGGCGCCTGACCATGATCTCGCGCATGGGCCACGATAAGGTGCGCACGGTTCTGCCTGCCATTATCAAGGCGGTGGAAGACTCCGGCCACAAGGTGGTATGGCAGTCCGATCCGATGCACGGCAATACCTTCACCGCTTCTAATGGCTACAAGACTCGCCACTTTGACAAGATCGTGGACGAGGTTCAAGGCTTCTTCGAGGTCCACCGTGAATTGGGCACCCACCCGGGTGGCGTACACCTTGAGTTCACCGGTGAAGACGTCACCGAGTGCTTGGGTGGCGCCGAGGACATTACCGACGTGGATCTGCCGGGCCGCTACGAGTCGGCTGTGGATCCCCGCCTTAATACGCAGCAGTCGCTCGAGCTGTCCTTCCTTATCGCGGAGATGCTACGTAACTAA